Part of the Hemicordylus capensis ecotype Gifberg chromosome 7, rHemCap1.1.pri, whole genome shotgun sequence genome, CCAAGTTGCCCGATAGAGGCCCAGCTCAGGCTGGAATGTTCGTTTTACTTCAGGCTGCACTGAATGTTTGTCTGTGAACATTTTTAGAGTGAAACGAGTGTCCGTGTGAAAAGtttcttaaaagaaaagaaatatcctGCTTGCCTATACCCTGCTTTTTTACTGACTGTTCACTGCTTTAGcagtgcttcccccaccccacccccacctccgaaATGGGATCTTCTTCCTCTTGGGAAAGCAGTCCTCAGCCAGTTCAGGATCACATAATTAATGTAATGACACCAGGACATCACTCAGTTTTGGTTACCTCCTGATACCACAAAGCAAGTTCAGAATGAGGGCAGTTGCTTCCTGCCCTTGCTCGCAATGAGCGAACATTTTTGTCACTTTTTACAACCCCACCAAAAGTTGATGAAGTTGAAGTTGTTGAAGCTAGTGAAAGCTTCAGTAAAAAGGGCTTTTCTTTTTTGGCCAGCCCCTTTTTACTCTCAAAgcaccctcctctcctctctggagcagtctttctgtttaaaaaacaaattatttttttataaagcaaaagaaatgctGTCAAAGTGTTTAAATGTTTGATTGGACAAACagcactttaaataaataaaacaaggcagACAGTCCACCAGAAGCATGGGGGAGGGGTGACAAACAGTCAAGGAAATAGCATTTGCTGCATTTAAACTAAAGACTGAAGGTGGAGGGGAGTCAGGCTCACTCTTTAGAAGACCAAAAGCCCTCCCCTGCTGTCTCCTGTTCTTAGTACATCTGTGCATGTCTTGTCTtattccattggtccatctaaccatCATATTGTCGACATTgactggctctccagggtttcaggagtctttcccaacctacCGGGCTATGCAAGAGATTtcacctgggatcttctgcatgcaaagcagatgttctaccatcgAGCTGTGGCTCCTTTCTTAAGTGCTGATAACCTTCTATGCTTTGAATATAGACTTAAAGCCTATTTTGGAGCTTGGAATTATATTTATGATTCTCAGGGCTTTGAATGCTGTGCTCagtctaaagcagggtttcttaaccttgggccccccagatgttgttggactacaactcccatcatcccagacatggcctttgtggctgcggatgatgggagttgtagtcaaacaacatctgggggcccaaggttaagaaagcgTGGTCTAAAGTTCTGGGTTTGTGTGGAATCATGGAACGCACGCTCCTAAGTTTCCTCTTGGTGATGATTTCTCTTTCCACCCCTTTCCCACCATTCTTCACAGGGTGATGTGGGGCTGGCCATGGGGAAGCTTTATGGGAACGATTTCAGCCAGACAACCATCTCGCGCTTTGAAGCACTCAACCTCAGCTTCAAGAACATGTGCAAGCTCAAACCTCTGCTGGAGAAATGGCTCAATGATGCTGGTAAGTgaagagaagggagtggggaaaggctGAGGCCTGTGTAAAGAGTGTCAGGCTTGGGTCGGGCTAAAGGCCTTGATGAGGTGGCAAAGAAGAGACCTCTGAGGTGGGTGGGAGTGGATGGGATTGGTGATGGGAGAGAAGATGGGATTCCAGATCTGAGGGCATTTTCTGGTGCAGAAGCCAAGGTGGTGGAGAGGAAAGACAGGAGATTGAACAGGCCCCGAGGAAGTGTTTGTGGGAGTTGGGATGAGTGTCATGAGAAGAAAGCCTGGCTTCATGGTTTGAGGGTGGTTCCCACTAGGGAAACTGGTTGAAGGCAGTGCAGGGGAGTGAAGTAGACCTTGGGAGAGTTCATGAGAGGACATGGGCCTGTCCAAGTGTCCAATGGCAGAAGGAGAGGTTCTTCTATGAGCTCCCCCAGGGTCTGCTTTAGGCTAACTTCAGGTTTTGAGGAGAGCTCACTTCTTGGTTCAAAATCCTCCAGATTCCCACTGCCTCTTCTTTCTAGTCATAGgattataggaacataagaagctaacTTATAActagtaagaccattggtccatctagctcagtattatctacactgattggctgcggctctccaaggtttcaggtaggagtctccccaagactcccagccttacctggagatgcccgggagtgAACTTAGGAGCTTccacatgcaaaacagatactcttccactgagctatggccccatcccttaaagagaatatcttatagGGCTCACATgtactcacccatccaaaagAACACCAAGGTAGATCCTGTtcagcaggggtgtagtggaggggggatgcaCAGGGACGGAGTgctggtacttctcagcttctctggctgttggggtgggcatgaagagtgcctgcacttctgaatttgcaatgacACCACTGCTGcctagcaaagggtacaattgatgcttgctaccacaagaccagcttcccttCCTGAAGTCTCTGGTATTCATGAATGTGggatagggctgccatatggaaaagaggacagctctcctgtgcctttaagagaaTCACAACAGAGGTCCAGCTGGTGCAGCATTTTTTGCTCCTCTGCGACAAGCTGCACCTTTTGAatttccctcttctgtgcctctCTTAAAGGAataggagacctgtcctcttttccacatGCCAGCCATAGTGTGGGAAGGCCTTTGCTCCGTGGCTTGAGGTATGGAACTTTAAAATTTCTTCCTAACCACTGTGAAAACCAACATATACAGTATATTTGAGCTGGGAAACATGTAAGACATTCATGGGTTGCTTGAAAGCCATTCGAGTGAGAATCCTCAAAACCTACAATTAGACAAAAGGGAAGTGAGGGAGTGGTGCCACTTCTGAAGAAGAAGAGCAAGGAAACAGAAACTACATTTCGTTCCGTGGAGGGAGTGATGAGTAAAGTGACAGTAAAGCTTCAAAtcttaggagagctggtgcagtGTCGCAGCTAAGAGACTGACTTGTGAATCAGGTCTttcctggtttgaatctcacctctgccaatAAATttctaggtggccttaggcaagccaccccgttccagtctccctttcaccCCCTAATCTGCAATATGGCTGGTAATAATTACTTACTGCACCTgtaaggcagaggttctcaaacatgggtcacaacggcccagccacagtggcctttgatgatggaagttgcagtccaaatttgagaaccctgaTATAAGGGGTTCTTATAACaccagagctggcaggggctgcagggatcgggggccacgcggcccccaggatgccccgtgtgagtgtgcagggcatcctggagagacccctgagcccaggaggttgcttgcagcctcccggcaggggtctccttgtgtgttgccgcagcgtatgggtggccagaacctcagggtaACACACGAGCAAccagatggggttagtggagtgctagctccgctaacctcgtttaaggggaggggtactgtaggtggtttgctgccgggagccacacagctcccgtggcagcagacgaccaggagagatcgggccaaggctcccttagcctgatttctcctggtcgtgtgaaCAGCTTCCTTCTATCCTGATAAGCTCAACAAAATAATACATGCAGAAGCACTACACAAAAGCGAAGCAGTCTGAAGGTGGCACGGCTGCTGCAGGGAGGTCTCCGCGTGTCGTGTAGATCATGAAGCAAtggctctcccctctcccctgccctgatTCATTGCAGAGACGATGTCTGTGGACTCCACGCTTCCCAGCCCCAACCAGCTGAGCAGTCCCAACCTGGGCTTTGATGGGCTGCCAGGCCGGCGCCGCAAGAAACGGACCAGCATTGAGACCAATGTCCGCTTCGCATTGGAAAAAAGCTTTCTCGCGGTGAGGCTCTTCCCAGCATCTCATCCCCAGGCCCCTTGCATCTGCAGGGGGGGCATTAGCTCTCCCCCATACGCCTCCTAGAAGCTGCTCCCCCCGAAGATATGCAGTAGGGTGGGATACACCACTGTAGAATAGCGGAAGGAGACTTGGATTCAGACCCCCAGCCATGATGTTCCATGATGGGCAGCCAGTCAGCATCTTAtatgccctattcacacattatattcagcactcatacaatctgtgtacagtgtactcaGGTACAGATAGATATGTACcaaagtacagttattcacaagttTTGCTGAATGCAGGGACAGCAAGACACTGCCcacctgtaccctgcatttgaggggtctgtactcaggttcacttttaacgtgaatgcaggtacagtcatacacacaagaacatgtacgagtgtacagatatctgaatgcAGGATAATAGTACAATATAATATTCATTTTTATAGTAATATCCTGcccttcgtccaaggagcccggGGCAGTGACAGCGTACATGgttgtttatccccacaacaacatctcatgttaggctgagagcgtagtgactggcccagagttccccagtgtgtttcatggctgaatggggatttgaacttgtgtctccctggtcctagtccaacattctaagcactacaccactcTGCCTCTCTAATATCTGAataaggctttagtctaacttgCCTCACAGGGTAAACGCAAGAACAGAATGAGATGAGATATATAagccaccagtgttctctctaatttttttcatttgtgtgtggaatgagttttgttctgggcggcaatatgcgttcagagtggggccttcctgattcaacctgagcagacatGAAAAATCTTGTGAGCGCaagcatgtgcgcacgccttagagggaacactgtaagccactctgagttccttggaggatgaggagaacacaaatgtgacaaataaataaatgataaggCACATAAACAAAGTAAATGCATGTGTTCATTTAGATGTATATTCCTTCTGAAAGCTCATAGCTTTCAAcagattttctttttctctcatttgtcCTGAAGAAATGCCAGTGAGAAAAGGTCACTCTTGTTGCTGTTTTACAATGAGAGGAAACCAAAGCTGACTTGCCCAAGATCTTTCAGTGAGTCTTTGGCTGAGCtatgatttgaactcggggctctcAAAGCCAAGACTGTTGTCTGACGTTTGGCTCCAGCTGACTGACTGTGGCTTTGTCTTAAAGACCATTTAATTCTGATATTAATCCATTGGTCAATTTAAGCCTCACACTGTTGGCTGTCGGCAGCAGAGGCAGGAAAATGCACAGCTTAGCGGTGTCCCATTTTGGGTCATGTTCTACTCCCCAGACAGGGAAGAGAGAGATGGAGCAGCAGCTACATGTCTTTTGTAACATCGAATTCCACCCACTGTGTCTCCAGTTTGGGTGAAGGAATAATCCAGAATTCACCCTCCCACACCCCTCTCTAACCCCTTGTTCCCTTTGGGCCCCATGTCATCGCTTGCTCCAATGTACATACGTTGTCACACCACTCTgttccttcccctgcccaccaattaattaattacccccccaaactcacatctctaggtgggttacaataaaacaacacagatttttAGAAaattaaacattacaacaatttaaaatttaaaaataatttcagtttCAATTCAAAGCATACATTCAATTGCAGAACCAGAAGCCTACCTCAGAGGAGATCCTACTTATCGCCGAGCAACTGAACATGGAGAAGGAAGTGATTCGCGTCTGGTTCTGCAACCGCCGCCAGAAGGAGAAACGGATCAACCCTTGCAGCTCTGCTCCCATGTTGCCTGCCCAGGGCAAGCCTGCTGGCTATAGCCCTCACATGGTATGTTCCTATGCACCTTCTTTTCACCCCCAGGTTCAGTCATCATATggtacttattatttatttatttatttatttatttatttatttatttatttattataattatttatatactgcctgatatgtacatctctaggcagtgaacacaatttaaaacacaacaaatgtaaaacagagtaaaaacagaaCAGCTCCACagaacaaaacattaaaacaatctcgagataaaaacaattaaatagtttaaaattaatgtcagttaaaagcctgagaaaacaggggtgTCTTGAGGCTCttcctaaaaacagagaaggagatgctcttattttaacagcatattccaaagcctcagagcagccacagagaaggcctggtcctgagttgctacCAAATGAGCCCATAAACATAAGCAgctctctccagatgatcttaatatttatttatttgtttgtttgtttgatttctatgctccccttccaaaaatggctcagggtgcttaacacagagaataataaataaataagatggatccctgtccccaaagggctcacaatctaaaaacaaacacaagatagacgccagcaacagtcgctggaggtactgtgctgagcgtggatagggccagttactctcccctgctaaataaagagaatcaccacgttaaaaggtgcctctttgccaagttagtagggttTCACTGAGCCAATCCCCCGCccatggccaggtgagtggtggaggcttTCCTCctccacagggggtgctgggcggcacactGTTTCTccgagcagcgttcaggtgcggcgagagcggaggtaagcaccaattcttttactcttaacgGTGCCTCTCGCCTCCCCTCCACCAGTGCTCTCACCGGCTGCGACTGTTACTACTAGTGCTTTAGCTCTCATGCGGTACATTCCCGTACAATGGAGTAGGCTACCTTGGCTCCCCAGTTGTTGCtgaattgcaactcccatcatccccaataaattgcagctgggggtgatgacttgtagttcagcaacggctGGAGAGCCACGGTTTCCAACCTCTACTCTTCTTGCCCTGCTACAGCCTTCCTGGAAGGTCCTTGCCTGTCCTCTCACCTTTCCTCCCAGAGGCAGTCAACgttattgtggtgcctgaggcaccAAATGCTATTTCACCTGATGACCCTGTTGGGGGCCAGGCCCTTTTCAAAACCGATCCTTGCAACCTTTGAAAATGGTACAGGGATGTGAGGGGgggaaggctgccagcagcctcctcttctctcctcctccttcttgcaagctttggaaggagTGTGAAAATCCCTGCAAAGTGtacaagggtcagatcagtcccaaagagatGCTCTGTTGACAACAATGGGAGGCATCTCGCTGCCCTTCTAGTGCCCCAAGACTTGGTcactgaggtgactgcctcaccttgactcacctcatgaaagggcctctCCTGGTTTCAGTCTCCATATACTTTGCCTGCCTACCTGTCTTCATTTGCTACAATACCAGTGCAATTGTACTTACAGGCCCACTTACCTTCTTCCTTGATAAAGCCTACTCATGGCACATAAGTTCTTCATTTCACCCCCTTCTCCCAACTGCCCCATCTGGTATCTCCCTGCCATCCAGCCCCCTCATGTAACCCCTCTGGTTACAGCATTTGTGCTTATCAGCCCTCATATGGTTCACATTGTTGCTATTCATTTGGGCTATGAATGAATCTCCCCTGCTGCGGTGGCAGTCTATCACTGtggcagggtgctttccagattgcaacCTGCAACAGGCTCAAGTCGtttctctgaagtgtgcttccacacttatttatttatttattatttatttattcagttcaattcagttcagttcatttattcaatggctcagggcggtttacaattaaaacaaaacagttaaaatcagttaacaattgaattaaattaatttaaattaaattaaagttgtgacaccgcagtgcctacgctgacagcagggtaccggtcatatttccaatgccttgattTGAATTTAATCGGTATGCTATAGTGCTCTGACGTTGTATATCTGGCGTAAGAAAGCTGCTGTTTTTTCAGcttgttagtttccgcaagactgctccccctgctgtttacatttccaatgcgatttgcctgaactgaTTTGTCTCCTGCTGTTaggcagctaatctggaaagcacccaggggaGAGGCCACTGTTCTATGTGTCTCTCCACTGTATCATTGATACTCCGTTTTCTCTCTTGCATCTCCTTAGGTGACCAGTCCAGGCACAAGTCTGCCCCTCTCCCAGGCTTCCAGTAGTCTGAGCACAACAGGTAGTTGCCTTTCGGGTGCACATTCCTCTCTCCCAGTACCCTCTTCCCCTTCCAGTTTTCTCCTACTGGCACAACTGGCCAACAAGATGCTGAGTTCTCATAGAaacgtaagaagctgccttttactgagtcagacccttggtccatctagctcagtattgtctgcactgcctggcagtggctctccaaggtttcaggaaggggatcttttccagccctacctggagattccagagatTGAACCGGGACCTATGGCTACATCGCTATCAGCTCAAGACACTGAGCTTGTTGGATCAgcacacctttatttatttaaaggactTGCTATCCTTGCCTTCTATGACCTCCTCAAGGCTGCttgcaaaacaaacagaaaacaatCAAATACTGTACAAgataatatgttttttaaaataataataataaaaaagaaaaacagcaagaCAAAGCAGCAGATTAAAGACAAATAAGCTGGCACCTTATTTGTGTAGATAAATAAGCAGATAAAACAGCTAATTGGTCAGCGAAGAGAGAGCAAGTATAATAAAAGATCATTACAGGCCCAAGAGAACAAGATGTTTACAGAACAGCAATAATGCAAGTGCAGGTGAATATGTCTGAAGAGAGAGGTCCTTAAtttgggtgccaccacagaaaaggtcctCTCTCTGGTAGTCACCCATGTAACCTGTCAAAGAAGGGGCATTCCAGAAGAGACTCCAGCGAAGATTTTAATTGGTAAGCAGACTCATGTGGGAGGAGGTGGTCTTTTAGATGAACTGCGCTTGATGGGGGATCTGCAGCCCAGTGCCTCATGCATATCAGTGCAGTAAGATACTATTGGTGTGCATCAAACgggttttgcattttgtttcaagcttgaagtGAAACGCAAAACGGCTGAAATGTTTACCTGAAACAACGGTCATACCAAAACAACTCAAAaccttttgaatgttttaaaatagggaacaatggagaaacctgaaacatgggtagttcctaggaacatcgaagtgggttgggtagtagggcatgataggtgctacccaccacccaacccacaaaagaaacaggcaagtgTGCAATTAACAAattaccacccaactcactttggtgtctctaggaactacccatggggaacaatgggatgtttcggttttccccattgttccctgtggccggaacaagctgcattcacagagtgcacacaagttttgcattgcaatttgcaatgcatttgcaaccctgccttgaaaaacactgcagaaacacacagtaaaagggaatttgTCTCCCCAACAcagatttcaaacacagtccaaatggccaaaaaaagaatcactgacctagaatccactgccagccacagtgcctgcgtgGCAGtaagagcaacttcagccacattttgactgagtataccttgcaatgcagattgcagagcagaccagagcagtgagtgaagcacaagttagtctcaaggccaaacatggagatcatcacagcagtcaccaagaaatatatctcacacgcacacacacagacagacacacacacaaagctgcctctgtccatttcttgccacaacactatctcacaaacaaaacaaaccacaactcaaggaaggcaggcacccaagttctgcttttgtcagtctgagatccagcgaaaccagacagttatagcagcagtagtgcaacatattatactcaatgctgagaaaagaaaaccacaaaatcaaacctaccttcctgctctcctgatgtatcctcttcaagagaggcataagggcactctctgcctcccagtccctttgaatacattttgagtttctctctccttttgtgttccctcctccccacagccaataGGGACACAGTTGCATAGTTGCCGATAACAACACTTGATTAGTaagataagccaaccaagaaacaaggagatcgcAAACCAGTCGgttgccagtgccagaaaaccaatcaggaagagaaaaacaggcctAAAAATGGCGCGCGAAATGAAACGTTTCAGTCTAAATGGGGTTGCTCTGCTCCAAGCTCAAAATAGGCCCTTTTTGgaaggtgttttgtttcaaacttgaaacacttgaaatggcccattttgagttgaaccATTTCGTGgtcgaaatgttctgcacatccctacaagatagcatatacattgaatgaatgaatgaatgaataatattgtTAGGCAGCGGGGGAGAAAGCCAGATGTGAGCCAAAGTTGAAGTTCTTGGTATCAAAACCTATTATGTTGGTTGTAGAAATAGGAAGGAATAACTTTCTGACCAGAGTCCGCAAATGCAGTGCCTATTGAAAACTGTATCATTTTAGTCTGGTGACCATCTATCTGTCCCTGGCACAAAGGCTTCCTGATTCCAAGTTCCTCTGAAGCCCAGGGCGATGCCAGAGATAGCATCCTCTCTCTCCCTTGAGTCCTCCATGTGGAGGAGAGACAGGATTGGCAGTGACttcaaataatggctggctaccAATGTTTGTGGGCTCCTATCTCGGAACACATGCAGAGGCTGTTTTGGAATGGAACTTAACCTCCTGTGTTCTCCTTTTGGGCAGTTACTACCTTGTCCCCAACAATCTGCTCCCTGACCCCCAGTCGGACAGCGATGGGAGCAGGGGGCACCACCCTCAACTCGGTCACGCCACCTCCAAGCAACAGCACAAATCCCAGCCCCCAGAGCAGCAGTCACTCGGCCATCAGCTTGCAAGGCCTGAATCCTAGTACGGGGTAagtggcaggagagagaaaggtcttgcagggaaggtggggggcTGCAGGTTCCTCTGAGGGTCAAACTGGGGTACCagtatttcaaataaattaaGTGGGAAGGTGAGAGGGCTTTGGGAGGACTGATCTATGCAGGGGGGCATTATGTGCCCTAAATTCTAAGAGCCGACAACAGATGGAATCTACATTGAATGATGTATCTCAGGGCATTTTAAGCTGCATCCTCTTAACTTCATTCCTGGATGTATCTGAGAGAGGAGATATTTGCCTGGTACTTGGCCAGAAAGAGCCATGAGGCCACCCTAGTGCTTCCTGCTTagacccccccctcccctccctcctttaacCTGCTGCATCTGGTTTGATTTCAGAAGCACAGTGCTAGGGGTGAATGCGGGGTTAAACCCAGCGCTAATGGCCACCAACCCGCTGGCCACCATTCAAGGTTCGTGACAAAGAAAACCACACCATTGCTCCCATTTGCTCCACTGGCCTGTTTGTGTGCAAGAGAACAAGAGtgcgcctgtgtgtgtgtgtgtgtgtgtgttgtgtgtgtgtgtagggaggctGTCTTGCCTGTCTGTATCACTGCTGGTGTAGAGGAGGAGCCACCAAATGTCATCAGCCCCACTACTTGAGACTCAGCTGAAAAACCTTccctttgttggtttgtttacaaGATTTAAAAGCCGCCattggcagcttacaacaaaattcattttaaaaaaacagagtaaaaccagtCTCTAAAATCATAAAAGTGTAGGATAAGTCTATGAAAACATGGCAGTCACAAAGAACTAGAGTTAGGGGaaggcctgctgaaataaaacaatcagtcagtgtggtgtagcagttagaATGCTGgatttggactggggagacctgaattcaaatccccattcagccatgaaactcactgggtgaccctgggtcagtcacgtatctctcagcctagcctgcctcacaaggttgttgtaaggataaacattaccatgtacaccactctgggctccttggaggaagagggggatataaatgtaaaaaaataattacaaaaatcTTGTATTTACTGTGGAGGGCTTCCATTTTAAGCCCTACAAAACAGGATTAGGGACTCCACAGGCCCCTCCATTTTAACTTCCAAGCATGAAACCAGTGTGTCTGGGTGAGCTGCAGTGCAAATGTGGATACAGCAAGTCAGTGAAGTCCCTCagaactttccttccttcctgttgaGGTCTCCTCTCCATCCCATACTCAGTCTACTTATAGTAGGAGGCAACATGCTCCATAACATGCATCTTCCACATCCTGCCTGCTAATCCTTCCTCATTCAGCCTTTCTCCACATCCCATATGTCTGTTCTGTGTGAAacatggagagggagggagacggGGATTGGAGTTGCAAGGCAGATTGGTAGTGGGAAGGGAATGGTCTGTTGTATGAGGATCCCATGCCAACTCCACTCTGTTTATATATTTTCAACACTTAATAGCCTGCCCTTCAGTTTGACAATTCCCAGGGTGGCTTATGATTGATAATTAAAACAAGCAAAGATGTAAAACTATACAAAATATTAAAGCAAGAAAGGGGAAACAGCAGCATTAAAACAGACCTAAGAACATTCGGAAAGGCCTGAGTCAACAAGAAGGTCTTTGGCTCTGGAAAGACATAAGATTCAGCAGCAAGCCAGCCTCCCTGGAAAAGCCCTTCCCATGATCACGACCCAACTTTGGAAGGTGAGGGCACCTAGAAAAGTACTGCAGAATATTCAGGCACATTTAGATGGAAGTAGATGGTCGCAACTCTGCTCAGGTGGTAGCGGTAGGATTCTTTGCAGTGATGGTGCCACCCTTGCAAGAGGGGAGGCACAGTGCAATGCAGTTCCTTTGGTTCCATGGCATAGTGACCCAGAAAAATCAGTGGCAACCCAAATGTCAGTGGCAAAAAGCTGGTGTGGACTTGTTCTGAGTGGtgtttttctttccctctgtAGCACTGGCCAGTGGTGGAAGCCTGCCAATTACCAGCCTTGATGCCAGTGGTAACTTGGTGCTGGGTACCACAGCGGGCACGACTGGCAGCCAGAGCATCGTGACCTCGTCGCTCTTCCTCAACCACGCAGGCCTGCCCTTGCTGAGTGCTGCCCCGGGAGGTGTGGGGCTGGTGTCGGCGGCCGCCGCAGTGGCTGCCTCCATGCCCAGCAAGTCCCCCACTctgacctcctcctcttcttcctcc contains:
- the POU2F2 gene encoding POU domain, class 2, transcription factor 2 isoform X1, with translation MYYSCHFCLKEVRMSKPLELEKARLELQEERTDTERNGPDTNHQTQQSKPSPFSPSPTSTGTKIKAEDPAEMPPTPAPASAPPAQQPHLPQAQLMLAGSQLAGLTALMPAQQQLLLQQAQAQLLAAAVQQSNAAAAAASSQQSGAELPALQNQPQTPQLALSQPIQLTAQDIQQLLQLQQLVLVPGHHLQPPTQFLLPQAQQGQQGLLPTPNLFQLPQQNPGSLLPNQPRAGLPAQQVTRPGLPESHLAHSQPPKCLETPSHPEEPSDLEELEQFARTFKQRRIKLGFTQGDVGLAMGKLYGNDFSQTTISRFEALNLSFKNMCKLKPLLEKWLNDAETMSVDSTLPSPNQLSSPNLGFDGLPGRRRKKRTSIETNVRFALEKSFLANQKPTSEEILLIAEQLNMEKEVIRVWFCNRRQKEKRINPCSSAPMLPAQGKPAGYSPHMVTSPGTSLPLSQASSSLSTTVTTLSPTICSLTPSRTAMGAGGTTLNSVTPPPSNSTNPSPQSSSHSAISLQGLNPSTGSTVLGVNAGLNPALMATNPLATIQALASGGSLPITSLDASGNLVLGTTAGTTGSQSIVTSSLFLNHAGLPLLSAAPGGVGLVSAAAAVAASMPSKSPTLTSSSSSSSSSSSCSSCSSSSDVAQTLGQAGPGSTEPDAKTE
- the POU2F2 gene encoding POU domain, class 2, transcription factor 2 isoform X3, translated to MYYSCHFCLKEVRMSKPLELEKARLELQEERTDTERNGPDTNHQTQQSKPSPFSPSPTSTGTKIKAEDPAEMPPTPAPASAPPAQQPHLPQAQLMLAGSQLAGDIQQLLQLQQLVLVPGHHLQPPTQFLLPQAQQGQQGLLPTPNLFQLPQQNPGSLLPNQPRAGLPAQQVTRPGLPESHLAHSQPPKCLETPSHPEEPSDLEELEQFARTFKQRRIKLGFTQGDVGLAMGKLYGNDFSQTTISRFEALNLSFKNMCKLKPLLEKWLNDAETMSVDSTLPSPNQLSSPNLGFDGLPGRRRKKRTSIETNVRFALEKSFLANQKPTSEEILLIAEQLNMEKEVIRVWFCNRRQKEKRINPCSSAPMLPAQGKPAGYSPHMVTSPGTSLPLSQASSSLSTTVTTLSPTICSLTPSRTAMGAGGTTLNSVTPPPSNSTNPSPQSSSHSAISLQGLNPSTGSTVLGVNAGLNPALMATNPLATIQALASGGSLPITSLDASGNLVLGTTAGTTGSQSIVTSSLFLNHAGLPLLSAAPGGVGLVSAAAAVAASMPSKSPTLTSSSSSSSSSSSCSSCSSSSDVAQTLGQAGPGSTEPDAKTE
- the POU2F2 gene encoding POU domain, class 2, transcription factor 2 isoform X2; translation: MSKPLELEKARLELQEERTDTERNGPDTNHQTQQSKPSPFSPSPTSTGTKIKAEDPAEMPPTPAPASAPPAQQPHLPQAQLMLAGSQLAGLTALMPAQQQLLLQQAQAQLLAAAVQQSNAAAAAASSQQSGAELPALQNQPQTPQLALSQPIQLTAQDIQQLLQLQQLVLVPGHHLQPPTQFLLPQAQQGQQGLLPTPNLFQLPQQNPGSLLPNQPRAGLPAQQVTRPGLPESHLAHSQPPKCLETPSHPEEPSDLEELEQFARTFKQRRIKLGFTQGDVGLAMGKLYGNDFSQTTISRFEALNLSFKNMCKLKPLLEKWLNDAETMSVDSTLPSPNQLSSPNLGFDGLPGRRRKKRTSIETNVRFALEKSFLANQKPTSEEILLIAEQLNMEKEVIRVWFCNRRQKEKRINPCSSAPMLPAQGKPAGYSPHMVTSPGTSLPLSQASSSLSTTVTTLSPTICSLTPSRTAMGAGGTTLNSVTPPPSNSTNPSPQSSSHSAISLQGLNPSTGSTVLGVNAGLNPALMATNPLATIQALASGGSLPITSLDASGNLVLGTTAGTTGSQSIVTSSLFLNHAGLPLLSAAPGGVGLVSAAAAVAASMPSKSPTLTSSSSSSSSSSSCSSCSSSSDVAQTLGQAGPGSTEPDAKTE